The sequence GTCGGGCACATGCGCCAGCGCCAACTGGCCATTCAGGCTTTCTTCGGTGATCTCGAGCCCCTGGGCAGCCAGCTTGCGCGCAGCCTGAGCAATGTCCCAGCGACCGCCATAGTTGAAGCAGACGTTGAGCACCAGTTTGTGGTTGTGGGCGGTGTCGCGCTCGGCCGCCACCAGGCCTTGAACCACGCGCTTGGAGAGTCCGTGGCGATCACCCGGAAAGTGCAGACGGACGCCGTTACCTTCCAGCGAAGGCACTTCGCGCGACAGCGCGAGCACCAGCAGGTCCATGAGGCTGGAAACCTCTTCCACCGGGCGGTTCCAGTTTTCCGACGAGAACGCAAATACCGTCAACACCGGTATTTCGCGTTCGAGGCAGGCCTTCACAACGCGTCGCAGGGCTTCAACGCCTTGTTTGTGACCCGCCACACGTGGCAGCCAGCGCTTTTGCGCCCAACGGCCATTGCCGTCCATCACGATGGCGACATGGCGGGGCAGCGAGCCTGCAAGTGCGTCCTGGTTGGGCATGGGTGGGGACATTGGTGGCAGGGCGTCGCGTGCGGTTATCAAAGGCGGTCAGACCGCCATGATGTCCTGTTCCTTGCCCGCGACGAGGCGGTCCACCTCGTTGATGACCCGGTCGGTGAGCTTCTGTATGTCTTCCTGCGAACGGCGATCGTCGTCCTCGGAAGCCAGCTTTTCCTTCACCAGCTTCTTCACCTGTTCGTTGGCGTCGCGTCGCAAGTTGCGGATGGCGATCTTGGCGGCTTCGCCGTCACCACGAACGACCTTGGTGAGTTCCTTGCGGCGCTCTTCGGTCATGGGGGGCATGGGAACGCGGATCAGATCACCCTGGCTCGAAGGATTCAAGCCGAGGTCGGACTCGCGAATGGCTTTCTCGATCTTGGCGCCCATGCCCTTCTCCCACGGCGCCACGCCAATGGTGCGCGAGTCGAGCAAGGTGAGGTTGGCCACCTGCGACAGTGGCAACATTGCGCCGTAGTAATCCACGTGCACCGTGTCGAGCAGTGCCGGGTTCGGGCGGCCGGTGCGGATCTTGGTCAGCCCGTTCTTGAACGCTTCGACCGACTGCATCATCTTGTGCTCGGCGGTTTTGCGAATGTCATCAACGCTCATGAAAACTCCTCATTTCTGCAAGGGGTGAGCGCCTTGGCGCGTCACACATGAACCAATGTGCCTTCGTCCTTGCCCATCACCACATCGCGCAGCGCACCGGGCTTGAAGATCGAAAACACCTTGACCGGCAGCTTCTGGTCACGGCACAAGGCAAATGCCGTGGCGTCCATCACCTGCAGGTTCTTTTGCATCGCCTCATCAAACGTGATCGAAGCGTAGCGTGTGGCGGTGGGGTCCTTGTTCGGGTCGGCGCTGTACACACCGTCCACCTTGGTGGCCTTGAGCACGATTTCCGCACCGATCTCCGCCCCGCGCAAGGCGGCGGCCGTGTCGGTGGTGAAGAACGGGTTGCCCGTGCCGGCGGCAAACACCACAACCTTGCCCTCTTCGAGGTACTGCAGGGCCTTGGGGCGCACGTAAGGTTCGACCACCTGCTCGATGGCGATGGCCGACATGACCCGGGCCACCAGCCCGGCCTTGTCCATGGTGTCGGCCAGCGCCAGCGAATTCATCACCGTGGCCAACATGCCCATGTAGTCGGCGGTGGCGCGGTCCATGCCCACCGATCCGCCGGCCACACCGCGAAAGATGTTGCCGCCACCGATGACGATGGCCACCTGCACACCCAGACGCGTGACGTCCGCGATCTCTTCCACCATGCGCACGATGGTGGCCCGGTTGATGCCGAAGGCGTCGTCGCCCATGAGGGCTTCACCCGACAGCTTCAGCAGAATCCGTTTGTAGGCAGGCATGTGGCAACTTTCAGGAGGCAAAAACACAAAATTCAGCCCGCAAGTGTACCGAGGAGCGCTGACTCCTCGGTGCCGGTGTCACACAAGACAACGGGCCTTTCGGCCCGTTGTCTTGTTCAGGGCGGCAACGGCGGCCGCCTGCGGGCGCTCAGGCGCCTTTGGCAGCGGCCACCTGGGCAGCGACTTCGGCGGCGAAGTCATCCACCTTCTTCTCGATGCCCTCGCCCACCACGTACAGGGTGAAACCCTTGACGGTGGTGCCGGCGGCCTTGAGCATGGCTTCGACAGTCTGCTTGTCGTTCTTCACGAAAGACTGGTTGAACAGCGACACTTCCTTGAGGTACTTCTGCACAGCGCCGTCGATGCGCTTGGCCACGATCTCGGCGCTTTGTGCCGGCTTGCCGGCGGCCACGAGTTCCTTGTTGGCTTCGTCGGCCTTGGCCGTGGCCACCGAGCGTTCACGCTCGATGAACTCGGCAGGCACGTCGTTGCTGGTCAGGGACACGGGCTTCATGGCAGCCACGTGCATGGCGACGTCCTTGGCAGCCGTCTCGTCACCGTCAAACTCCACCACCACACCGATGCGCGTGCCGTGCAGGTAGCCGGCCAGCTTGGAGGCACCGCTCCAGGCCTTGAAGCGGCGGAACGACATGTTCTCGCCGATCTTGCCGATCAGGCCCTTGCGCACGTCTTCCAGCGTGGGGCCGAAGCCGTCCTGGCTGTACGGCAGCGCGCCCAGCGCGGCCGCATCGGCGGGCTGGTGCTTGGCCACGAGTTGGGCTGCCGCGCTGGCCAGAGCCAGGAAGCTGTCGTTCTTGGTGACGAAGTCCGTTTCGCAGTTCACTTCGATCAGGCCACCGGTGGTGCCTTCGATGAAGCTGGCGACCACGCCTTCGGCGGTCACGCGGCTGGCGGCCTTGCCGGCCTTGGTGCCCAGCTTGACGCGCAGCAGCTCTTCGGCCTTGGCCATGTCGCCGTCGGCTTCGGTCAGGGCTTTCTTGCACTCCATCATGGGGGCGTCGGTCTTGGCGCGCAGTTCAGCGACCATGCTTGCGGTAATTGCCATCTGTGTTCTCCTTGGCGCCGCTTCGTCCCGTGGGCTGAAGTCGGCCATGTTCAATGATCGGTTTTCGGTGCGAAAAAGGGGCTCACGAGCCCCTCTTTCATGGGAACAGCGCCTTCAAGCAGCGGTGTTTTCCTTGACTTCGACGAACTCGTCGGCGCCTTCGGCGGCGACAGCTTTCACGACGTCGTTGACGGCGTTGCTGCGGCCTTCCAGGATGGCGTCGGCAATGCCACGGGCGTACAGCGCCACGGCGCGCGCCGAGTCGTCGTTGCCGGGGATCACGTAGTCAATGCCCACCGGCGAGTGGTTGGTGTCAACCACGCCGACCAGCGGGATGCCCAGCTTCTGCGCTTCGAGCACGGCGATCTTGTGGAAGCCCACATCGATCACGAAGATGGCGTCGGGCAGCGCAGTCATGTCCTGAATGCCGCCGATGTCTTTTTCCAGCTTCTCCATTTCGCGGGAGAAGGTCAGCTGCTCTTTCTTGGTCATGCTGTCCAGGCCGCCTTCTTTCTGGGCCTGCATGTCCTTCAGACGCTTGATCGAGGTCTTGACCGTCTTGAAGTTGGTCAGCATGCCGCCGAGCCAGCGCTGGTCCACGAAAGGCACGCCGGCACGGCGGGCTTCCTGGGCCACGATGTCGCGCGACTGGCGCTTGGTACCCACCATCAGGATGGTGCCGCGGTTGGCGGAGAGTTGACGCACGAACTTGGCTGCGTCTTCGAACAGGGGCAGCGTCTTCTCGAGGTTGACGATGTGGATTTTGTTGCGGTGACCGAAGATGTACGGAGCCATCTTGGGGTTCCAGAAGCGGGTTTGGTGACCGAAATGGACACCAGCTTCCAGCATTTCGCGCATGGAGATTGACATGAGTTAACTTTCCAGAGGTTGAGTCTAAAATCCAGCCCCGATCGCCTGTTGGCCCTCAAATCGCCAGTTTTCACTGGCCATTCGATCGCCGCAGGCAACACCCGGTTGGGCTGGTTTGCGATTTGCCTTGCAGCGTTGGCGAAACAGCCGTTCCACCACCACCTGCAAAGCCAGTCGATTATAGCAGTCCGTCTCCTCCCCTCCGCCTTTGTCGTCGGGTGTGCCGAATCAGCGCACACGCCGGCTTTTTGTCTCGCCGGCCTTTCAGGCCGCCTGCCGCCGCCCGGCACAATGCAGCTTTCTGGGAGCACGGTTTGAAAATCGCGGTGGTCGGAGCAGGGGTGGTGGGCATCGCCTGCGCGCATGAGTTGTCGCTGGACGGTCACGAGGTGACGGTGTTCGAGCGGCGCAGCACAGTGGCCGAAGAAGCCAGTTTTGCCAGCGGAGCGCTCATGGCCCCGGGTTGGACCGCCCCCTGGAATCCGGACGAGCGGAAACTAGGATGGCCCTGGTCGACGGGGAGCGACGGACTCCAGCTCGCCCGCCTGCCCCGAGGCAGCGAATGGAGCTGGCTCTGGCAGTGGCGTCAGGCGCACCAGGGCGCGCAACTCGCGGCCGTCCAGGAACAGATCCACCGCCTGGTGCGTTACAACCAGGAGCGGCTGCAAGACATCACGGACCAGTACCAGCTGGAACACGACCGCAGCCACGGCATGCTGGTGCTGCTGAGAACCCAACACGATGCCAGCCTGGCACAAGCGCCCCTGCAGCAATTGCGCGATTTGGGGCTGCCTGTCAAGGCACTCACGGCCGACGAAGCGCGTGCGCTTGAGCCCGCGCTCAGCACCGACACCGCCTTGCATGGCGCCATCGAACTGGGTGGTGCAGCGGTGGCCAATTGCCGCGAATTTGCGGTGTTGCTGCGCGCGCAGGCCCAACAATCGGGTTGCCACTTCGAGTTCAACACCATCGTGAGCCGCGTGGAAGCGCTGGCACCGGCAGGCTTCAAGCTGGAGCTGGTGCACACCTCATCTCACCCCGACAACGGCGGCGCCGCCGCGCAAGCTCAGCGGTTTGACGCCGTGGTGATTTGCGCCGGAGCCGCCAGCGCAGGTTTGCTGACCCCGCTGGGCCTGAAGGTGCCGCTTCAATCCGTGCGGGGTCATTCGCTGAGCGCAGCGGTGCGGGAACCGATGGACGCACCCCAATCTGCGGTGCTCGACGCACGCCACGGGGTGTCGATTGCCCGCCTGGGCCAACGTGTGCGCGTGGCGGGCGGCCGCGAATGGGGCCGCGAATCCAGCATGCCTTCCAAAGCCGGGCTGCAGCGCCTCTACCGTGCGTTGTCCGACTGGTTTCCTGGCGCGGTTCGGCTGGGTGGGCCCGCAGGCAACGTTCAGGAATGGTGCGGTGCCCAGGCCACGCTGCCCGACGGCGCCCCCCTGATCGGCGCGAGTCGGCTGCCAGGCCTCTGGTTGAACCTGGGTCACGGCCCGTGTGGCTGGTCCATGGCCTGCGGCGCAGGCCGCGTGCTGGCGGACCAGATCGGCGGGCGCGCCCCCGACCTCACGCTCATCCAGTGTTCGCCCCAACGCTACGGCATCTGAGCCAGACTCTGGCCATGCGATCCATCAACGGCCACCAACGCGAACTCCTGCACGGAACCACCGCCACGCGAAGCTTGGAACGTGCGGCGCAGGCGGCTCTGCCTGCGCACACCCTGATGGCGCGTGCTGGTCTGGCCGTGGCCCGGCTCGCGCGGGCGCTGGCGCCGCACGCGCGTTGCATCTGGGTGGCCTGCGGACCGGGCAACAACGGCGGAGACGGCCTGGTCGCGGCCACGCACCTGCACCGCTGGGCCGAGAGCACCGGCCTGCAGGTGGTCGTCACCCATCCGCCTGGAGCGCAGGTCGATGCAATCCAGTTGCCGCCAGACGCGGCGCAGGCCTTGTCCGACGCTCGATCCGCTGGCGTGCTCATCCAGCCCGGACCGCCTGCGTCGTTCGATCTCGCCATCGATGCCTTGCTGGGCATCGGCGTCACGCGTCCCCTGGAGGGAACCCTGGCCCTCTGGACACGGATGTTGCGCACCACCAGCGCGCCCGTGTTGTGCGTGGATCTGCCCAGCGGGCTGCAGGCCGACACCGGAGCGCTGATGGCCGTTGACGACGCCGTGCCGAGAACCTTCGAGACCCCGCAACCTGGCCCGCGCCACACCCTCTCGCTGCTGACGCTGAAGCCCGGTCTGTTCACCCACCAGGGCCGGGATGCTGCTGGTCGGGTGTGGTTTGATGAACTGGGTGTCGCCCCCGACGACACAGTGCATGTGACCGCCTGGCTCGCTGGCCAGGCACCACCCACCGATGCCCGCGCACGCAGAGCGCATGCCAGCCACAAAGGCAGCTTTGGCGATGTGGTCGTGGTGGGCGGCCAGGGCATTGCCTCCCACGGCGCCGGCATGACCGGGGCTGCGGTGCTGGCGGCGCGCGCGGCGCTGCACGCAGGTGCCGGGCGGGTGTTCGTCGGCCTACTGGAAGCCGGGTCGACGAACGAAACCGCCTGGGACCCGGTGTGTCCGGAACTGATGTTTCGCCGGCCAGCCGCTGTGTTGGACGCAGCATGGCTGCAACAGGCCAGCGTGGTCTGCGGTTGCGGCGGTGGCACCTCGGTGGCGGCGGTGTTGCCACATTTGCTGTCCATCGCCACCCAGTTGGTGCTGGATGCCGATGCACTCAATGCGGTGGCCAACGACGAGGCACTGCACAGCCAGCTGGCCCATCGGCAGAGCCGAGGCTGGTCCACCGTGCTCACGCCCCACCCACTGGAAGCCGCCCGGCTCCTGGGCTGCAGCACGAGGCAGATCATGGCCGACCGCTTGCTGGCGGCGCAAACCATCGCCGACCGGTTTCAAGTGGTGTGTGTGCTGAAGGGGTCGGGCACGGTGGTGACGGCCCCGCGCGAGATTCCCCGCATCAACCCCACTGGCAACGCTGCGCTGTCCACGGCAGGCACGGGCGATGTGCTGGCGGGCATGATCGGCGCCGCACTGGCCGGATCGGCCATGTCACCAGCCAACGTGCTGGACCGGGTGTGCAGCGCCGTTTTTCAACACGGCTGGCTGGCAGACCATTGGACAGGTCCAAGCCTGGTGGCAGGCGAACTGGCCCGCCGTGTCAGTCCCGTGGCCTGACAGGCGCAGGTTCAGCCCAGCAACATCAAGCCGACCTGCAGCAGGATGATGAGCACCAGCACCGACAAGTCGACGCCCCCCACCAGGGGAATCACGCGCCGTATCGGGCGCAGCAAAGGCGACACCAACCGATCCAGCGTGGCCATCACCGGCGACTGAGGCTGCACCCACGACAGGATCGCGTAGCCGATCAGCAAGATCATCAGACCTTGCAGCACGGTGCGCACCAGAATGCGCAACGCCATCGTGAGGATGGTGATCACCCAGGTGGCGGGCGACACGGAAAGCTCCGACACCCCGGTCGCCAGCATCAACCAGATGCCGCCGTAGGCCAGGGCCAGCAGGACTGCCGACAACAGGCTGCCCCAATCGACCCGGCTTTGCGCCAGCGCGCGCGGCAGGATGCGTCGCACCGGCTGAACCAGCCAGTCGGTCACAGCGATGGCAAAGCGCCCCGGCTGGGCCGACATGTGCACTCGCAAGTGGTTCATCCAGGCGCGCAACAGGGCCATCGCCATCAAAAAGAAGAACAGGGTTTCGAGCAGAAAAAAGACGATGCGCATGCGGTGCAGGTCCAGTGGGGATGTGGGTGGGGGTGAACGCAGCGGGGTGGGGTCAAACGCCCAGTCGCAACGGCGGCTTGGGCGCGCGGGGATCCGGCTCCAGCCCGGCGGCCAGACGGATCATGGCCGCCTCGCGTGAAGCCTCCAGGAAGTCCAGCATGATGGGCGAGCTGTCGGCCAAGGCATGCCGCCCGTGGTGGAACTCCGGGTGCCACTGCACGCCGCGCGCATAGGCATCGCCCGTCCAGCGGATCGCTTCCACCAATCCGTCCAGCGTCGACACCGCCTCCACCACCATGCCTTTGCCCAGCTCCGCCACCGCCTGGTGGTGGATGCTGGTCACGCGCAATTGCGACGCTTGGGGATAGAGCTTGGTCAATGCCGTGCCTTGCAGGAAGGTCACGTCGTGTTCAAGCTGGTCGTACAGATCGGTGTCCACGTGGGCGTGGGCGGCCGGGCACTGCGTGGGAATGTCCTGGTAGAGCGTGCCGCCGAACGCCACATTGAGCAGCTGCGCACCGCGGCACACGCCCAGCACCGGCTTTTTCTGCGCAAGAAACGTTCTGAGCAGGGCCAGTTCGTACTTGTCGCGCACCACATCGCCCTGCCAACGCGGGTCGATGGGAGCCTGTCCGTAAGTTTGTGGAGCCACATCGGCCCCTCCCTGCAACACCAGCGCATCGAGCTCCTGCACCACATGCTCCACCTTGAGGTGGCGTGCCGCGTGTTTGCTGTCGTGCGCGACCGCAGGCACCATGAAGGCGATGGCGCCGTGTTCCATGATCCAGTGCGCCAGCGACTGCTCGATGTACTGCAGGTTCTTGTTGCGAAACCCCAGCTCCGAGGGCACCTGATACAGCAAGCGTGCCGACACGCCGATGCGCAGCGGACGCTCGGTGGGCAACGAGGCGCCTTTGGCCACACGCTTCTTCACCGGGACCGACCTCACCCGCCTCACTGAAGGGGCTTCCAACGCGGCCGACGATGACGAAGTCTTTTTCAATGCAGTGCTCACGACGTTCGTGACGCTCAACGCCGGCTTTTGCGGGGCTGGTTGGCGGTGCTGCGGGCAGCCCCCCGGTCCGACTTCTTGCTTGCAGCCTTCTTGCCCGTCGTTTTGGCTTCCGAGACAGGGGCACGAGGTGCCCGATCGGGACGGCCCGCAACGACGGTTTCGGTGGCACGGCCTCGGTGGGCCTTGCCGCCACGCCCTGCACCAGCAGCGCCTTCCGCAGCACCGGTCTGACCTGTCTTGTCGCGCATCGCGCGCAACACCAGGTCGTCGTCACCACTCACCAAACGGAAGTCGATGCGCCGACCGTCCAGATCCACACGGCTCACCTGCACCTGCACGCGGCTGCCCAACGCGTAACGGATACCGGTGCGTTCACCGCGCAATTCCTGGCGCGCTTCGTCAAAGCGGAAATACTCGCCACCGAGTTCGGTGATGTGAACCAGGCCTTCAACGTACATGGCGTCCAGCGTGACGAAAAGACCAAAGCTGGTGACCGAACTCACGACACCACTGAATTCCTCGCCCAGGTGCTCGCGCATGTATTTGCACTTGAGCCAGGCTTCCACATCCCTGCTGGCCTCGTCGGCGCGGCGTTCGTTGGCACTGCAGTGCAGGCCAGCGGCCTGCCACGCCAGCGTGTCCACCGAGGGCTTCTTTGCAACCTCGCCCACCGCCAGCGGTTTGGCGCGGCTGGCCAGGCGTTTGCTCAGCTTGGCGTGCGCCTCACCCGGCGTGGGCAAGGCCGGCAATTCGTAGCGTTTGCGCGCCAGGATCGCCTTGATCACGCGGTGCACCAGCAGGTCCGGGTAGCGG is a genomic window of Hydrogenophaga sp. RAC07 containing:
- the rpsB gene encoding 30S ribosomal protein S2 codes for the protein MSISMREMLEAGVHFGHQTRFWNPKMAPYIFGHRNKIHIVNLEKTLPLFEDAAKFVRQLSANRGTILMVGTKRQSRDIVAQEARRAGVPFVDQRWLGGMLTNFKTVKTSIKRLKDMQAQKEGGLDSMTKKEQLTFSREMEKLEKDIGGIQDMTALPDAIFVIDVGFHKIAVLEAQKLGIPLVGVVDTNHSPVGIDYVIPGNDDSARAVALYARGIADAILEGRSNAVNDVVKAVAAEGADEFVEVKENTAA
- the uppS gene encoding polyprenyl diphosphate synthase; this translates as MPNQDALAGSLPRHVAIVMDGNGRWAQKRWLPRVAGHKQGVEALRRVVKACLEREIPVLTVFAFSSENWNRPVEEVSSLMDLLVLALSREVPSLEGNGVRLHFPGDRHGLSKRVVQGLVAAERDTAHNHKLVLNVCFNYGGRWDIAQAARKLAAQGLEITEESLNGQLALAHVPDPDLLIRTGGELRISNFLLWQAAYTELVFTECLWPDFGPADLDRALQEYANRERRFGQTAEQVGQAEPLLAVGGDRHA
- the frr gene encoding ribosome recycling factor encodes the protein MSVDDIRKTAEHKMMQSVEAFKNGLTKIRTGRPNPALLDTVHVDYYGAMLPLSQVANLTLLDSRTIGVAPWEKGMGAKIEKAIRESDLGLNPSSQGDLIRVPMPPMTEERRKELTKVVRGDGEAAKIAIRNLRRDANEQVKKLVKEKLASEDDDRRSQEDIQKLTDRVINEVDRLVAGKEQDIMAV
- a CDS encoding bifunctional ADP-dependent NAD(P)H-hydrate dehydratase/NAD(P)H-hydrate epimerase, yielding MRSINGHQRELLHGTTATRSLERAAQAALPAHTLMARAGLAVARLARALAPHARCIWVACGPGNNGGDGLVAATHLHRWAESTGLQVVVTHPPGAQVDAIQLPPDAAQALSDARSAGVLIQPGPPASFDLAIDALLGIGVTRPLEGTLALWTRMLRTTSAPVLCVDLPSGLQADTGALMAVDDAVPRTFETPQPGPRHTLSLLTLKPGLFTHQGRDAAGRVWFDELGVAPDDTVHVTAWLAGQAPPTDARARRAHASHKGSFGDVVVVGGQGIASHGAGMTGAAVLAARAALHAGAGRVFVGLLEAGSTNETAWDPVCPELMFRRPAAVLDAAWLQQASVVCGCGGGTSVAAVLPHLLSIATQLVLDADALNAVANDEALHSQLAHRQSRGWSTVLTPHPLEAARLLGCSTRQIMADRLLAAQTIADRFQVVCVLKGSGTVVTAPREIPRINPTGNAALSTAGTGDVLAGMIGAALAGSAMSPANVLDRVCSAVFQHGWLADHWTGPSLVAGELARRVSPVA
- a CDS encoding FAD-dependent oxidoreductase, whose product is MKIAVVGAGVVGIACAHELSLDGHEVTVFERRSTVAEEASFASGALMAPGWTAPWNPDERKLGWPWSTGSDGLQLARLPRGSEWSWLWQWRQAHQGAQLAAVQEQIHRLVRYNQERLQDITDQYQLEHDRSHGMLVLLRTQHDASLAQAPLQQLRDLGLPVKALTADEARALEPALSTDTALHGAIELGGAAVANCREFAVLLRAQAQQSGCHFEFNTIVSRVEALAPAGFKLELVHTSSHPDNGGAAAQAQRFDAVVICAGAASAGLLTPLGLKVPLQSVRGHSLSAAVREPMDAPQSAVLDARHGVSIARLGQRVRVAGGREWGRESSMPSKAGLQRLYRALSDWFPGAVRLGGPAGNVQEWCGAQATLPDGAPLIGASRLPGLWLNLGHGPCGWSMACGAGRVLADQIGGRAPDLTLIQCSPQRYGI
- a CDS encoding YggT family protein, with protein sequence MRIVFFLLETLFFFLMAMALLRAWMNHLRVHMSAQPGRFAIAVTDWLVQPVRRILPRALAQSRVDWGSLLSAVLLALAYGGIWLMLATGVSELSVSPATWVITILTMALRILVRTVLQGLMILLIGYAILSWVQPQSPVMATLDRLVSPLLRPIRRVIPLVGGVDLSVLVLIILLQVGLMLLG
- the pyrH gene encoding UMP kinase, coding for MPAYKRILLKLSGEALMGDDAFGINRATIVRMVEEIADVTRLGVQVAIVIGGGNIFRGVAGGSVGMDRATADYMGMLATVMNSLALADTMDKAGLVARVMSAIAIEQVVEPYVRPKALQYLEEGKVVVFAAGTGNPFFTTDTAAALRGAEIGAEIVLKATKVDGVYSADPNKDPTATRYASITFDEAMQKNLQVMDATAFALCRDQKLPVKVFSIFKPGALRDVVMGKDEGTLVHV
- the tsf gene encoding translation elongation factor Ts encodes the protein MAITASMVAELRAKTDAPMMECKKALTEADGDMAKAEELLRVKLGTKAGKAASRVTAEGVVASFIEGTTGGLIEVNCETDFVTKNDSFLALASAAAQLVAKHQPADAAALGALPYSQDGFGPTLEDVRKGLIGKIGENMSFRRFKAWSGASKLAGYLHGTRIGVVVEFDGDETAAKDVAMHVAAMKPVSLTSNDVPAEFIERERSVATAKADEANKELVAAGKPAQSAEIVAKRIDGAVQKYLKEVSLFNQSFVKNDKQTVEAMLKAAGTTVKGFTLYVVGEGIEKKVDDFAAEVAAQVAAAKGA
- a CDS encoding gamma-glutamyl-gamma-aminobutyrate hydrolase family protein, producing the protein MKKRVAKGASLPTERPLRIGVSARLLYQVPSELGFRNKNLQYIEQSLAHWIMEHGAIAFMVPAVAHDSKHAARHLKVEHVVQELDALVLQGGADVAPQTYGQAPIDPRWQGDVVRDKYELALLRTFLAQKKPVLGVCRGAQLLNVAFGGTLYQDIPTQCPAAHAHVDTDLYDQLEHDVTFLQGTALTKLYPQASQLRVTSIHHQAVAELGKGMVVEAVSTLDGLVEAIRWTGDAYARGVQWHPEFHHGRHALADSSPIMLDFLEASREAAMIRLAAGLEPDPRAPKPPLRLGV